The following are from one region of the Stigmatella ashevillena genome:
- a CDS encoding biotin/lipoyl-binding carrier protein, which translates to MADVAAHITGTVWKIEVTVGQQVKSGDTLVILESMKMEMPVEASEDGTVKEIRCKEAQAVNEGDVLVVLG; encoded by the coding sequence GACGTGGCGGCGCATATCACCGGGACGGTGTGGAAGATCGAGGTGACGGTGGGCCAGCAGGTCAAATCGGGAGACACCCTGGTCATCCTCGAGTCCATGAAGATGGAGATGCCCGTAGAGGCGTCCGAGGATGGCACGGTGAAGGAGATCCGCTGCAAGGAGGCCCAGGCCGTCAACGAGGGGGATGTCCTCGTGGTGCTCGGCTAG